One window of the Colletotrichum destructivum chromosome 4, complete sequence genome contains the following:
- a CDS encoding Putative Zinc finger C2H2-type, with amino-acid sequence MEATSRYRDPAGLPSILIDSSNPRTSDRSDPFNMYSSSVALSIPGSDRITNAAPPPLPPPPFPFGQGSMHHSHEPRQYHRDPSSYSPREHTYHDSIGSLDDRPDYKRAAYRHERDEGYASMGSASASTRSECSLPSISAGFGSHHDRFQFKSSADALTDMKKKLDPSKTFDNKPAISLLSASSASALDPLRRLSGDQRMPPHLGHATLPLHLKTSNLAESPDRFTQTPLSALSPSPGSFHLGHDHRPPRSISDLDRSPPMRSRRNNSDDASSYGYDAEDMEIEETNSMKRLRIEDPMRAHYDGVGTKRRASADPDDSVPLGFTTQGDLLRRRDGNQRASPTPRLSVIPQGSVSSISSGGRAGSYSSNLSLLTGSIASISPSYGRVSPGGLSPGGISPGGTDPSCSSPYSATMSLNPSPRGSLSRAPHQRTISESRPLASPRKLAEVSKPVGTKISGFFMCDCCPKKPKKFETAEELAAHEAEKQYECSFCGNRFKNKNEAERHQNSLHVRRHSWSCSALSHYDRAFHDSTNRPGEADTCGYCGEEFTRNGRGPGASAPRHATDQDWEERIRHLQEVHKFRECNSSKKFFRADHFRQHLKHSHAGTSGKWTNMLENACMLDEDPTPR; translated from the exons ATGGAGGCGACTTCAAGATACAGGGACCCCGCCGGGCTCCCAAGCATCCTTATAGATTCTTCGAACCCTAGGACATCGGACCGGTCGGATCCTTTCAACATGTATTCCTCCTCAGTCGCCCTCTCTATTCCTGGTTCGGACAGAATCACCAACGCTGCCCCTCCACCTCTACCTCCACCTCCATTCCCGTTTGGTCAAGGTTCCATGCATCATTCTCATGAACCCAGGCAATATCACCGTGATCCCTCGTCCTACAGCCCTAGGGAACACACCTACCACGACAGCATAGGAAGCTTGGATGACAGGCCGGATTACAAAAGAGCCGCCTACAGGCATGAGAGAGATGAAGGATATGCCAGCATgggctcggcttcggcctcgacgag ATCCGAATGCTCTCTACCGAGCATCTCGGCCGGCTTTGGCTCACACCATGACAGGTTCCAATTCAAGTCCAGCGCTGATGCACTCACCGAtatgaagaagaagttggaCCCGTCCAAAACGTTCGACAACAAGCCGGCCATCTCCCTTCTGAGCGCCTCGAGCGCTTCCGCCCTTGACCCCTTGAGGAGATTGTCTGGTGACCAACGCATGCCTCCGCATCTTGGGCATGCGACCTTGCCCCTGCACCTGAAAACGTCCAACCTGGCGGAATCGCCCGACAGATTCACCCAGACACCACTTTCGGCTTTGTCGCCATCCCCAGGAAGCTTCCATCTGGGGCATGATCATAGACCGCCGCGCTCCATCTCGGACCTGGACCGGTCGCCGCCCATGCGTTCGAGAAGGAACAACAGCGACGACGCATCTTCGTACGGATACGACGCGGAGGACATGGAAATCGAAGAGACGAACTCAATGAAGAGGTTGCGTATCGAGGATCCCATGCGAGCCCACTACGACGGTGTTGGAACGAAGCGGCGTGCCTCCGCCGACCCGGATGATAGCGTTCCCCTTGGTTTCACAACCCAAGGCGACTTGCTGCGTCGCCGTGATGGAAACCAGAGGGCCTCCCCGACGCCTCGTCTGAGCGTCATCCCCCAGGGCTCTGTTTCTTCCATCTCTTCGGGAGGGCGCGCAGGCTCGTACAGCTCCAACCTGTCCCTGCTAACCGGCAGCATTGCCAGCATCAGTCCGTCCTACGGCCGAGTGTCTCCCGGCGGTCTTTCCCCAGGAGGCATCTCGCCCGGCGGCACCGATCCCAGTTGCAGTTCGCCGTACAGCGCAACCATGTCTTTGAACCCTTCGCCACGCGGTTCTCTTTCTCGCGCACCCCACCAGCGGACCATTAGCGAAAGCCGGCCTCTCGCTTCCCCACGCAAACTTGCCGAGGTCAGCAAGCCCGTCGGCACCAAGATCTCGGGTTTCTTCATGTGCGATTGCTGTCCCAAGAAACCCAAGAAATTtgagacggccgaggagctaGC GGCCCACGAGGCAGAGAAGCAATATGAATGCTCGTTCTGCGGCAACAGGttcaagaacaagaacgaGGCGGAGCGCCATCAGAACAGTCTTCACGTTCGCAGACACAGCTGGAGCTGTTCGGCTCTGAGCCACTACGACCGAGCGTTCCACGACAGCACCAACCGGCCCGGCGAGGCAGACACTTGTGGCTACTGTGGCGAGGAGTTTACCCGGAACGGTCGAGGCCCCGGTGCTTCGGCGCCGCGTCATGCCACGGATCAAGACTGGGAGGAGCGCATCCGTCACCTCCAGGAAGTGCACAAGTTTCGGGAGtgcaacagcagcaagaaGTTCTTCCGCGCGGACCATTTCCGACAGCATCTCAAGCACAGTCACGCTGGAACGAGCGGCAAGTGGACAAACATGCTGGAGAACGCCTGCATGTTGGACGAGGACCCGACCCCGCGGTGA